Genomic segment of Nitrospirota bacterium:
GGAGCATGTATTTCTTTTTGTTATTACACCCCTTGCATGCAGGCACTATATTGCTCCTGATAGACCTTCCACCTCGGATGAGTGGGACAATGTGCTCCATCGTAAGCTCTGTGGGCTTAAATGTCACCCTACAGAAATAGCATACACCTGATGAGCGTTTCCTCTTCCACCACTGAGACGCCCTGAGCCGACGGGCAGACTCCTTTTCACGCCTTATGTCTTCAGTGCTGACTTCTGAGATGAACCCTCTCATATAATCCTATGATAACAGAAAATGATACTACGTAGAAACCAAGAATACAAATCTGAATAAGTTCAGCATGACATTTTTAAATGCACCCCCCTCATACGAAAAAACCGTGAAAAGCCTCTATCTGCTTACTAATCCCTTGATAACATTATAAATTACTGCCAATTCGTGAATCTCCATACTCCTCAGCTCGGATGAGATAGCCTCAAGATATTCTTTCTTCTGTTTAGCGATTTGTTTCTTATCCTTGAATATAATATGAGCCTTAAAATCAAAGAAATCTTTGACATCTACATGAAGAACATTTGCCAGCGACTCAAGGGTTCTGAAAGAAGGCTGTCCAACGCCTCGCTCTATCCTGCTTATATACTCCACGCTTAAGCCTGTCTTTTCAGCAATCTTTCCTTGCGTAAGTTTCAACGCCTTCCTGATATGCTTTACCCTTTTGCCTAACTGATTGGTGAGGCCTTCCATGCCCACCTCCTATTACCTTAGTCATACCGAATTATAGAAGGTAGAGGTGGTTAATTAAGAGAAACTGACAATACGATTTTTGTATTTTTCTTGACTTAATAGGTTCGATTATTTATACTTCTGTAGATTTGAACAACATTACAGCCAGGAGGGAGGTGAGAGAAAAGGGGGAGGTAGATGGTTAAGTGATTTAAGGGGTATAACTTCGTGGAAACACTTACATTATGCGTTTAAATCCTAAATCAGGAGGGAAAGATGAAAAAGGTTATTATGGCTGTTATTACGATTTTTATGGCGATGCTTGTTGCTACATCTGTATATGCACAAGATGCAAAGAGTTATGTTGACTTAAAGTTAGGTGCCTTCTACCCAAATCAGAAAGAGGATGGCTTAAAGGACTTTGATATAGGACCTAATATTGAGGCTGACCTTGGTTATAAGTTTAACAAAAACCTTGCAGGTGAGATAGGGATAGGTTACATTAGGACAACCGCCGAGTTTATATATGACCCAACAACAGGTGAGAAGGAAGAAGACACTGCCTCTGCAATACCCATCACCCTAACTGCAAAAGGCATACTTCCATTAGCAGGTGATAAGGTTGAGCTTTTTGCAGGTGCAGGACTTGGCTACTACTTTACTAAAGTTGAAGCGGAATATGTTTATCCCCCAAACCCTGTTTTCAATGATAGTGTCTCAAAGAGTAAAGGTGCTTTTGGCTACCATGTTGTAGGTGGTGCTGACTACAATATTACCAAAACAATTGCCTTGGGCTTTGAGGTAAAATGGTTTTCAGTAAAGCCTGATTATGGCACAGTAGTATCCGCTGGCGGCAGTTCTCTGGATATAGGAAAAGTTGAAGGTGGAGGTGTAATCACAAATCTTGCCTTAAAGTATAGGTTTTAGTAAGAGGATGTCTTTCTAACCCTCCTTCAACTGGTGAAGAAAGACTGAAGGTGGGCGGGCATATGCCCGCCCACCGCTTAGAATAACTCTCCACTTCACAGTGATTTATGGATTGGTGTAAGGTAGAACGAAAGTCTATTTTTCTATCTTCTCTATAAAGACTCTTGCTGATTTGAGGGCAGCTTTTATCATGTCTACATCTTCCAGCAATCCTCTATAATAACCTGCTATATGCAATTCCTTATATAGTTTCTCAAATTCTTTTGCGAGCTTGCCATTACGCACAGTTAAATATTTTTTTATCATCCCCCTGTATCCCTCAACCGATTGTGGCAAGTCCTTTTGGTCTACGCCTCTATTGATTAGATATTCATCAATTGCTTTCAATATAGCGAGATATGCGGTCCCGCATGCTTCCTGCACATACTTGACATCGGTGTAGGCATTATCCTCAATGTTCGCTGATTTAAGGATCCCCCTTGCATTATTTAAATATCTCATGGCCTCTTTCATATTTTATTTTACCTCATCTGCATGGATTTTTAAAACCTAATCTACGAGCCTCTGCATTATTTCTCTGCATTACCTTCCCTTTTT
This window contains:
- a CDS encoding HNH endonuclease; translated protein: MRGFISEVSTEDIRREKESARRLRASQWWKRKRSSGVCYFCRVTFKPTELTMEHIVPLIRGGRSIRSNIVPACKGCNNKKKYMLPIEWQEYMDKLSQTIPA
- a CDS encoding helix-turn-helix transcriptional regulator, translated to MEGLTNQLGKRVKHIRKALKLTQGKIAEKTGLSVEYISRIERGVGQPSFRTLESLANVLHVDVKDFFDFKAHIIFKDKKQIAKQKKEYLEAISSELRSMEIHELAVIYNVIKGLVSR
- a CDS encoding porin family protein, translating into MKKVIMAVITIFMAMLVATSVYAQDAKSYVDLKLGAFYPNQKEDGLKDFDIGPNIEADLGYKFNKNLAGEIGIGYIRTTAEFIYDPTTGEKEEDTASAIPITLTAKGILPLAGDKVELFAGAGLGYYFTKVEAEYVYPPNPVFNDSVSKSKGAFGYHVVGGADYNITKTIALGFEVKWFSVKPDYGTVVSAGGSSLDIGKVEGGGVITNLALKYRF
- a CDS encoding DUF5618 family protein; the encoded protein is MKEAMRYLNNARGILKSANIEDNAYTDVKYVQEACGTAYLAILKAIDEYLINRGVDQKDLPQSVEGYRGMIKKYLTVRNGKLAKEFEKLYKELHIAGYYRGLLEDVDMIKAALKSARVFIEKIEK